The region CGACCTGCTTCACCATCTGACTCATCGCTTGGAGCAGGAGCATGACAAACGAGAAAATGATCAACGCCTTAATCGGATACCTGGGCAGGCCTCCAGGGTCGGGCGACATCTCTCGAATCGACCACGATGTCCGCACCGCCGGATATGACACATAGAGCATCATCACCGAGAAAGGGATCAGGAACAGGATCGTCCCACACAGGTCGATCCACGCCTGCGTTTTCGGCTTCATGCGTTCGTACATCACGTCGACTCGCACATGCACGTCATGGTTCAAGCCGTACGCCGCGCCGAGCAGGAAGATCAGGCTGAACAAATACCACTGGGCCTCCGTGGCTGGCGTGAGATTCAGCGTCCACTGCTGTGATCGCGCGAAATACCGCACGACCGCGTTGATCGCGCCGATCATCACCATCACAAGTGTGAGCCAACGAATGAACATACCGATCCGGTCGTTCAGTCCGTCGATGGCGCTCGAAAATTTCCGAAGTATTTGCATCCGCAGATTTTGTGGGCGCGGCTCACGCAGGGCAAACGTGGATTCGCGTCAGAGGGGCAAGGTTTGGACGGGGCGGAGCGCTCCGAAACATGACAGTTCAACCGGCCAAATCGCTGTACCGCATGTTGCGATCAGACTATGACGACCTAATCGGCATTACAAGAGGTAGCCGCCATCTACCGGAATCACGGCGCCGGTGATATGGCGAGCCACCTCAGAACAGAGAAAAAGCACGACGCCAGCTACGTCCTGAGGGTCCCCGAGACGGCCCAGAACCGCCTGCTCACGAGCCTTGTCGAGAACCTCGGAAGGCACCCCATCTGTGAGCCGGGTCGTCCGGATATACCCGGGAGCAACCGCGTTCACGTTGATGTTTCTGGACCCCAACTCAACTGCCGAGCTTCGTGTGAGGCCAATGAGTCCAGCCTTCGACGACGCGTAGTTCGAAATTCCGAATTCGGAACGGATGCCGTGCACGGACGTGACGTTCACGATCTTTCCATACTCCTGCGCCCGCATGAACGGGGCGACCGCGCGAGTGAAGAAGAAGACCCCGTCTAGGTTCGTCCGGACGACGGCCTCCCACTCGTGATCCTCCATATGCCATATCGCACGGTCACGGCCGATCCCCGCATTGTTCACCAGAATCTGAATTCCACCGAGTTCTTCCTGGACCTCGGCGACGAAGCTGCTCACGTCCCGGCTGTCTCGGACGTCGCAGGAACGGAACAACACCCGCACCTCCATCTCGCGAAGCTTGCGGGCGACCTCCTGCGCATCGAGCCGAGCTTCCGAACCGGTATCCAGGAAGCAGAACGCGACGTGGCACCCGCAGCGAGCTAACTCCAGCGCTACCGCACGCCCAATCCCACTCGAACCGCCGCTTACGATCGCGACCTGGCCCCGGAGGTTCGCGCCTTCGAACAGCGCCTGCGAATGGGTCTCGGCACCCACCTCGTCGAGTAGCGCCTCGACTGCGCCATGCATATCTGATTCCATGGCCGACAGGCTACTCCTTTTGTCAGGCCCGGCGCAAACGAGCTCAGTCAGTTCGGCAGAGAGCCTCGATCTCTTTTACCGTGAGCGTATGATCCGTCTGCTTCGCCGCACGGAAAATTCGCTCGCAAAGCTCCCCATCTTCCGGATCGTGTCCGTGCTCACGCAGCCAGTACTTCACGTTCGAGAGTCCTGACATCGGACCGATCTCGATTATCTGCTTTCGCCCAACCATCGAGGCGGGAATCGCCGAATAGATCCGGTCGGCGAGCCAGTTATCGCCCTTGGCATGGGCCTTCACGATCGCAGCTGCGTGCACACCGGTTCCCGTGCGAAACGCATCAGAACCGAAAACCGGATAGGAATGCACCAGCGGGACCTGACACGCCCGTGCGGTCAATTCGCAGTACTCTGCCAGCGGTGTCAGGTCACCGTCGTGAAGCCCCATCAGTTTCAGATTGACGAGCAGTAGATCCATCTCGGTGTTGCCCGACCGCTCTCCGATCCCGAGAGCCGTGCCGTGTACGCGATTAGCACCGGCTCGAATCGCGGCGAACGTGTTCGCGAGCCCGAAGCCGCGATCCCGGTGACCGTGCCAGTCGACCGTCACGTTCTCTCCGGAAGGCTC is a window of Longimicrobiales bacterium DNA encoding:
- a CDS encoding TRAP transporter small permease subunit, producing MQILRKFSSAIDGLNDRIGMFIRWLTLVMVMIGAINAVVRYFARSQQWTLNLTPATEAQWYLFSLIFLLGAAYGLNHDVHVRVDVMYERMKPKTQAWIDLCGTILFLIPFSVMMLYVSYPAVRTSWSIREMSPDPGGLPRYPIKALIIFSFVMLLLQAMSQMVKQVDVIRGTTAPLDHHEDELEAHS
- the fabG gene encoding 3-oxoacyl-ACP reductase FabG produces the protein MESDMHGAVEALLDEVGAETHSQALFEGANLRGQVAIVSGGSSGIGRAVALELARCGCHVAFCFLDTGSEARLDAQEVARKLREMEVRVLFRSCDVRDSRDVSSFVAEVQEELGGIQILVNNAGIGRDRAIWHMEDHEWEAVVRTNLDGVFFFTRAVAPFMRAQEYGKIVNVTSVHGIRSEFGISNYASSKAGLIGLTRSSAVELGSRNINVNAVAPGYIRTTRLTDGVPSEVLDKAREQAVLGRLGDPQDVAGVVLFLCSEVARHITGAVIPVDGGYLL